One segment of Pseudoalteromonas rubra DNA contains the following:
- the crcB gene encoding fluoride efflux transporter CrcB, translating to MDLIKTYLMIATGGAFGACLRFFISDITLKLLGKGFPFGTLTVNILGSLLMGILYGLIDKQVIEVSPAKSLVGIGFLGALTTFSTFSMDSLLLLQQGQIMKMVLNIVLNVVMCIFMAWIGLCLVMQKG from the coding sequence ATGGATTTGATTAAAACTTACCTGATGATTGCGACCGGTGGCGCATTTGGCGCCTGCCTGCGCTTTTTTATTAGTGATATCACCTTAAAACTCTTGGGTAAGGGATTCCCTTTTGGTACGTTGACCGTTAATATTCTGGGTTCACTGTTGATGGGCATTCTCTACGGATTAATTGATAAGCAGGTCATTGAAGTATCTCCGGCTAAAAGTTTGGTCGGGATTGGCTTCTTGGGTGCTTTAACGACATTTTCTACCTTTTCTATGGATTCTTTGCTGTTACTTCAGCAAGGCCAGATAATGAAAATGGTACTTAATATAGTGTTGAATGTCGTGATGTGTATTTTCATGGCCTGGATAGGCCTGTGCTTAGTCATGCAAAAAGGTTAA
- a CDS encoding replication-associated recombination protein A produces the protein MTNLGFDFAPDVRPLAARMRPSNLDGYIGQSHILGADSPLRRAIAQGRCHSLILWGPPGVGKTTLAEIIAHHANAQLCKLSAVTAGVKEIREQVLDAKNRLSQSSTRTILFVDEVHRFNKSQQDAFLPHIEDGTFIFIGATTENPSFALNNAILSRARVYTLKPLSLDELTQVLRQAQTQDKELGSLQITLDDAVIDALSRAADGDARKALNLLEQAIDLGANGEGQVLVDEAVLKQVLPSHLAKYDKGGDIYYDLISAFHKSVRGSDPDAALYWYCRILAGGGDPLYVARRLLAIATEDIGNADPRAMQVALNAWDIYHRVGPSEGERAIAQATIYLASAAKSNAVYMAFNQAKQDAASDPDLPVPEHLRNAPTKLMKELGFGEEYRYAHNEPGAFAAGECYFPADIQQRRYYEPSDRGLEKQISEKLRYLRSLNEQSVQKRYQDEDNH, from the coding sequence GTGACTAACCTGGGTTTTGATTTTGCGCCCGATGTCAGGCCTTTGGCGGCGAGAATGCGACCGTCCAACTTAGACGGTTACATTGGGCAAAGTCATATTCTTGGTGCTGATAGTCCGTTGCGTCGGGCTATTGCTCAGGGACGTTGCCATAGTTTGATTTTGTGGGGGCCTCCCGGGGTAGGTAAAACCACACTTGCTGAGATCATCGCGCACCATGCGAATGCACAATTGTGCAAGTTATCTGCGGTTACAGCAGGCGTGAAGGAGATCCGTGAGCAAGTGCTCGATGCGAAGAATCGCCTAAGCCAAAGTAGTACTCGTACAATCTTGTTTGTTGATGAAGTCCATCGATTCAATAAGTCACAGCAGGATGCCTTTTTGCCACATATCGAAGACGGTACGTTTATCTTTATTGGTGCTACCACTGAAAACCCTTCATTTGCCCTGAACAATGCGATTTTATCCCGCGCACGTGTCTATACCTTAAAGCCGCTTAGTCTCGATGAGCTTACTCAGGTACTGCGTCAGGCACAGACTCAGGACAAAGAGCTTGGCAGCCTGCAAATTACACTGGATGATGCCGTGATAGATGCATTGTCTCGTGCTGCGGATGGCGATGCCAGAAAAGCGCTCAATCTGCTTGAACAAGCCATTGATCTGGGTGCCAATGGTGAAGGGCAAGTGTTAGTAGATGAAGCGGTACTAAAACAAGTCTTACCGTCGCACCTGGCGAAATATGATAAGGGCGGGGATATATATTACGATTTGATCTCAGCATTTCATAAATCTGTGCGGGGTAGCGATCCGGACGCCGCGTTATATTGGTATTGTCGGATCCTTGCTGGTGGTGGCGATCCGCTTTACGTAGCCAGGCGATTACTTGCGATTGCGACTGAAGACATAGGCAATGCCGATCCACGTGCCATGCAAGTGGCACTGAATGCCTGGGATATCTATCACCGGGTTGGTCCTAGTGAAGGAGAGCGGGCCATCGCACAGGCAACTATCTACCTGGCCAGTGCGGCCAAAAGTAATGCCGTCTACATGGCGTTCAATCAGGCTAAGCAGGATGCCGCCAGCGATCCTGACCTTCCGGTGCCAGAGCATCTGCGTAATGCTCCCACCAAGCTGATGAAAGAACTCGGTTTTGGTGAGGAGTATCGATATGCACACAATGAACCGGGGGCGTTTGCCGCTGGTGAATGTTACTTCCCTGCAGATATACAGCAGCGTCGTTACTATGAGCCCAGTGACAGAGGGTTAGAGAAACAAATTTCTGAAAAACTCCGTTACTTGCGTTCTTTGAATGAACAAAGTGTCCAGAAACGCTATCAAGATGAAGACAATCACTGA
- the lolA gene encoding outer membrane lipoprotein chaperone LolA, with protein sequence MKLQPLILALCIVGANPAVYATQTNATQTVSVAAQSLKDKLKALESFRAEFEQSVIDQDGHLIQSGKGEIVLQYPAKIRWQQNEPDETLLVSDGLRTVYFDSFAEQATILNTLGLIDTTPFVLLTTQDPKQWQKYQVSEISGGYRIEPIQSGAQVERLDVLFADGGLKIGQLNVTDSSGQISSFKFSEAQINGPVDAEQFKFVIPEGVVVDDQTQSD encoded by the coding sequence ATGAAGTTACAACCACTTATTCTGGCTTTATGTATAGTCGGAGCTAATCCGGCAGTATATGCAACGCAAACGAACGCAACGCAAACGGTTAGTGTTGCTGCACAGTCTTTGAAAGATAAGTTAAAAGCTCTGGAGAGCTTTCGGGCCGAGTTTGAGCAAAGTGTGATTGATCAGGACGGACACCTTATCCAATCCGGTAAGGGCGAAATAGTACTGCAATATCCTGCTAAAATACGCTGGCAACAGAATGAGCCCGATGAAACTTTACTAGTTTCAGATGGGCTTCGTACGGTTTATTTTGACAGCTTTGCTGAGCAAGCAACGATTCTTAATACACTTGGTCTGATAGACACAACGCCCTTTGTATTGCTGACGACACAAGATCCAAAGCAATGGCAGAAATACCAGGTTTCAGAAATTTCTGGTGGCTATCGTATTGAGCCCATTCAGTCCGGTGCTCAGGTGGAGCGGTTGGATGTTTTGTTTGCTGATGGTGGCCTGAAAATTGGCCAGTTGAACGTCACAGATTCTTCAGGTCAGATCTCCAGCTTTAAGTTCAGCGAGGCACAGATCAATGGTCCGGTGGATGCCGAGCAGTTTAAGTTTGTGATCCCAGAAGGGGTGGTCGTCGACGACCAGACACAAAGTGACTAA